A genomic segment from Candidatus Methylomirabilis tolerans encodes:
- a CDS encoding class I SAM-dependent methyltransferase — translation LASLLKRRKEGGRVLDLGCGEGRHVLLFAKAGLLTVGLDYLAAPLRTVTQRAREKHLGPQIRLLMGDALVPPFKPNSFDALVDCGVFHHVKKSDWPMYLDRVLGLVKPGGYVHLTVFSAKFKHYPGERRTRNWYVHRHHYDRFFVKRDFAGIFGRRCEILSIEEEREGLNGFFHVLMQKRSKPQQG, via the coding sequence CTGGCATCCCTCCTGAAGCGGCGCAAGGAAGGTGGTCGAGTGCTCGATCTGGGTTGCGGGGAGGGGCGACATGTACTCCTCTTTGCAAAGGCGGGACTCCTGACGGTCGGTCTTGACTATCTGGCTGCGCCCCTTCGGACCGTTACGCAACGGGCGCGTGAGAAGCATCTCGGGCCACAGATCAGGCTGCTGATGGGCGATGCGCTTGTGCCGCCGTTCAAGCCGAACAGTTTTGATGCCTTGGTAGATTGCGGAGTATTTCATCACGTCAAGAAGTCCGACTGGCCGATGTACCTCGACCGCGTACTGGGGCTTGTGAAACCCGGCGGATACGTTCACCTGACGGTCTTCAGCGCCAAGTTCAAACACTATCCTGGCGAGCGGAGGACACGCAACTGGTACGTCCACCGTCACCATTATGATCGTTTTTTTGTCAAAAGGGACTTTGCTGGAATCTTCGGCCGGCGGTGTGAGATCCTGTCGATCGAGGAGGAACGCGAGGGATTGAATGGCTTCTTCCATGTCCTCATGCAAAAGCGGTCGAAGCCACAGCAAGGATGA